The following are encoded together in the Flammeovirga agarivorans genome:
- a CDS encoding ATP-binding protein: MNSQSRSIWGVIALTTFSFLIIGYKVYENGGSQSKKLAFEVTKERAVRYGETIESRLQTLLSEMRLIGNTMRLIGANKQETDNVMTGLLNNTVVHYSNIEYLWMVLMDSSDSNQLVYNPIFYDQETEKLDGKIHHEIHQGELDWDNFFLKKRILASKESFVTLPKHIKKSTEKNAFAVHVVLPFFNENETFIGAVGTAIRLSFFQNFIHESDHIDHRYVCIAAPNGQIVGSVNPDDIGKNDGIPAYLFASLRNDQKVSRIVENAETEESYYEMLFPIKIQGMTEPWVITTRVPLKSVLKSSIQSRNFTMALVFLLWIVITSSLTFMVSKWKNELKQRKIVAEEYKKTNELLRNILDNSDHIMMYTLDRDKRLLSCNNKFMKITEMLTGKRLEKGDYLLDIYNEIKENNKHILQGEYFDRCIKGEDLVVVDKFKGYYFEQFFNPFRNTQGNIIGVTSFLVDVTELKDAQKQLEVHKNHLELLVEKRTKHIERQNDALRTQSDKLRIAHDEIRVQNEEIQTKNVALQDSLKQTEKTLLQLKEMQDQLVSSEKLASIGQLTAGIAHEINNPINFVANNVLPLKDDIEDLTIAFNLLKKHVESEVVQGIEDEFEVSFVIDEIKDLLNGIEEGAKRTTQIVMDLKTFARMDSALFKEANLEEGIDTSLTLLNNKLKNRVEVHKDYGNIPLVSCNESKVNQVFMNILNNAEQAITDEGNLYIKTWNDDEFVYVQIQDDGKGMDKETVSKIFDPFFTTKPVGLGTGLGMSISFGIIQDHHGDIKVDSAIGKGTTFTIKLPIKGISNTDA; encoded by the coding sequence TTGAATTCACAGTCGAGATCTATATGGGGGGTTATCGCTCTTACCACATTTAGTTTTCTGATCATAGGTTACAAAGTATACGAAAACGGTGGAAGTCAATCTAAGAAGCTTGCTTTTGAAGTTACAAAAGAAAGAGCTGTTAGATATGGTGAGACGATTGAATCCAGACTACAAACCCTTCTTTCCGAAATGCGATTGATAGGTAATACCATGCGACTTATCGGTGCCAATAAACAGGAAACTGATAATGTAATGACTGGTTTGCTTAACAATACTGTGGTTCATTATTCTAACATTGAGTACTTATGGATGGTCTTAATGGACAGTTCAGATAGTAACCAATTAGTGTACAATCCAATTTTCTATGATCAAGAAACCGAAAAATTGGATGGTAAGATTCATCATGAAATCCATCAAGGAGAGTTGGATTGGGATAATTTCTTCCTAAAAAAGAGGATTCTAGCTTCAAAAGAGTCTTTTGTTACCTTACCCAAACACATCAAGAAAAGTACAGAGAAAAATGCCTTCGCTGTCCATGTTGTTTTACCTTTTTTCAATGAAAACGAAACTTTTATTGGGGCAGTAGGAACGGCTATTCGATTATCATTTTTCCAAAACTTCATCCATGAAAGTGATCATATTGATCATCGTTATGTGTGTATTGCGGCACCCAATGGTCAGATTGTTGGTTCCGTTAATCCTGATGATATCGGAAAAAATGACGGTATACCAGCGTATTTGTTCGCATCCTTAAGAAATGATCAGAAAGTATCTAGGATCGTTGAAAATGCAGAAACAGAAGAAAGCTATTATGAAATGTTGTTCCCTATTAAAATACAAGGAATGACAGAACCATGGGTAATTACCACAAGAGTTCCGCTTAAATCTGTATTGAAAAGCTCTATACAATCCAGAAACTTTACAATGGCTTTAGTTTTCTTATTATGGATTGTCATTACTTCTTCACTGACATTTATGGTGAGTAAATGGAAGAATGAGCTAAAACAAAGAAAAATTGTAGCAGAAGAGTACAAGAAAACAAACGAACTATTACGTAATATTCTTGATAACTCGGACCATATTATGATGTATACTCTTGATCGAGATAAACGATTGTTGAGCTGTAACAATAAGTTTATGAAAATTACAGAGATGCTAACAGGTAAACGCTTGGAAAAAGGAGATTACCTTTTGGACATTTATAATGAGATCAAGGAAAACAATAAACACATTTTACAAGGGGAGTATTTCGATCGATGTATTAAAGGAGAAGACCTTGTAGTTGTAGATAAATTTAAAGGGTATTATTTCGAACAGTTCTTTAACCCTTTTAGAAATACCCAAGGGAACATTATTGGTGTAACAAGTTTCTTAGTAGATGTAACAGAGTTGAAAGATGCACAAAAGCAGTTAGAAGTGCATAAAAATCACTTAGAGTTATTGGTTGAGAAACGTACCAAGCACATCGAAAGACAAAATGATGCCCTAAGAACACAGTCTGATAAGTTAAGAATTGCCCATGATGAAATCAGGGTACAAAACGAAGAAATCCAGACGAAAAATGTGGCATTGCAAGACTCGTTAAAACAGACGGAGAAAACACTATTGCAATTAAAAGAAATGCAGGATCAATTGGTAAGTTCAGAGAAGCTTGCTTCAATTGGTCAATTAACAGCGGGTATTGCTCATGAAATTAATAATCCAATTAATTTTGTGGCAAACAACGTACTTCCGTTAAAAGATGATATTGAAGACTTGACCATTGCTTTCAATTTGTTGAAGAAACATGTGGAATCTGAAGTAGTTCAAGGGATAGAAGACGAGTTCGAAGTTTCTTTTGTCATTGATGAGATTAAAGACTTGCTTAATGGCATTGAAGAAGGTGCGAAAAGAACGACTCAAATTGTCATGGATCTGAAAACATTTGCAAGAATGGATTCAGCTTTATTCAAAGAAGCAAACCTTGAAGAAGGTATCGATACCTCATTGACTCTACTAAATAACAAACTGAAAAATAGAGTCGAAGTTCATAAAGATTATGGTAATATTCCATTGGTTTCTTGCAATGAAAGTAAGGTAAACCAAGTGTTTATGAATATCCTAAATAACGCAGAACAAGCCATTACCGATGAGGGTAACCTTTACATCAAAACTTGGAATGATGATGAGTTTGTATATGTACAAATTCAAGATGACGGTAAAGGAATGGATAAAGAAACGGTAAGTAAAATATTTGACCCTTTCTTTACCACTAAACCTGTCGGATTAGGTACTGGCCTTGGGATGTCAATCTCATTTGGTATTATTCAAGACCATCATGGAGACATAAAAGTAGACTCAGCAATAGGTAAAGGAACAACATTTACAATTAAGCTACCTATAAAAGGTATTTCAAATACTGACGCTTAA
- a CDS encoding alpha-amylase family glycosyl hydrolase: MKKESKLLKILEYLEANEAKETREYYVPSLWLGQEQGPSHPVKTNPMTFFKNAIKEITAPTDKNVNYNHSLSKLRNDVHGNGGDWTYFSSFYNLFPRLTAAYDHDNDGHVGSGHRMDITSSDNGFRETGTLLKCIAMLKYIRDLGCNTVYMLPITSIGEDGNRGDLGSPYAIKDQYQIDPNLADPLVPFTVEEQFEAFVEAAHMMGMRVIMEFVLRTSSLGGDWVTSNPEWFYWIDRKRAHEYHSPEFPAHELAEIKKIPDGGGFHFAPSQEYRSLFKKPPTPEQIKVEDGKFVAYTDEGELIIPGAFADWPPDDIQPAWSDVTYLRMYNFPYDHTPNDYNYIAYDTIRYYNPELAQPPHINRPLWDKINGVIPHYQKFGIDGVMIDMGHALPQQLMEEIINKARNNDPDFAFCEENFDVTQQSRDKGFNAVLGHEWRVTAREKRDGLQRIVQDSNEYLALPYYGTPETHNTPRAMMRGGEPHCKVSYVLNKFLPNSIPFIHQGFELLEEWPVNTGLNFLQSETDYYSQQRLPLFFKSGLRWNNDHNLIGYIKYINNIYNHFGWMLNNEHLRGNDSSMTIHYPDTEYESVIAFERFDPWHPDHSILVIANTDWNNSQDFYLNIPGTNNGTYWDFLGQKEYSFVDNWMSATLEAGQCLIIEIKKII, encoded by the coding sequence ATGAAAAAAGAATCTAAATTGCTCAAAATTCTTGAGTACTTAGAGGCAAATGAGGCAAAAGAAACTAGAGAATACTATGTGCCTTCACTTTGGCTCGGACAAGAACAGGGGCCTTCTCATCCTGTTAAAACCAACCCAATGACGTTCTTTAAGAACGCAATCAAAGAAATTACAGCACCAACTGATAAAAATGTCAACTATAATCATTCTTTGTCGAAGCTTAGAAATGATGTACATGGCAATGGTGGAGATTGGACATATTTCTCAAGTTTCTACAATTTATTCCCTCGTCTAACGGCTGCATATGATCATGATAATGATGGTCATGTTGGGTCTGGACATAGAATGGACATTACCAGTAGCGATAATGGCTTCCGTGAAACCGGTACGCTTTTAAAATGTATCGCTATGCTAAAATATATCAGAGATTTAGGTTGTAATACAGTTTATATGTTACCTATCACTAGTATTGGTGAAGATGGTAACCGTGGCGACCTAGGTTCTCCTTATGCAATTAAAGACCAGTATCAAATCGACCCGAATTTGGCAGATCCACTAGTTCCTTTTACTGTTGAAGAACAGTTCGAGGCATTTGTTGAAGCTGCCCATATGATGGGAATGAGAGTAATTATGGAATTTGTATTGCGTACTTCTTCTCTTGGTGGAGACTGGGTAACTTCTAACCCTGAGTGGTTCTACTGGATCGATAGAAAAAGAGCTCATGAATACCATTCTCCAGAGTTCCCTGCTCATGAGTTAGCAGAAATCAAAAAAATTCCTGATGGTGGAGGCTTCCACTTCGCACCAAGTCAAGAATACCGTTCACTATTCAAAAAACCACCTACACCTGAACAAATTAAGGTAGAGGATGGAAAATTCGTTGCTTATACAGACGAAGGTGAATTAATTATTCCTGGTGCTTTTGCGGACTGGCCGCCAGATGATATTCAGCCAGCTTGGTCGGATGTTACGTACCTTAGAATGTACAACTTCCCTTACGACCATACTCCAAATGATTATAATTACATCGCTTATGATACGATTAGATATTATAATCCGGAGTTGGCACAACCACCACATATCAATAGACCACTTTGGGATAAGATTAATGGTGTTATTCCTCATTACCAAAAATTTGGTATCGACGGTGTAATGATTGATATGGGACATGCACTTCCTCAACAATTGATGGAAGAAATCATCAACAAGGCACGTAATAACGATCCTGATTTTGCTTTCTGTGAAGAAAACTTTGATGTTACTCAACAAAGTAGAGACAAAGGTTTCAATGCAGTATTAGGTCATGAATGGAGAGTAACAGCTAGAGAGAAAAGAGATGGTCTTCAAAGAATTGTACAAGATTCTAATGAATACCTTGCTTTACCATATTATGGTACTCCTGAAACTCACAATACGCCAAGAGCAATGATGAGAGGTGGAGAACCTCACTGTAAAGTTTCCTATGTATTGAATAAGTTCTTACCGAACTCAATTCCATTTATACATCAAGGTTTTGAATTGTTAGAAGAATGGCCTGTAAATACTGGTCTTAATTTCTTACAATCTGAAACTGATTATTATAGCCAACAAAGGTTACCATTATTCTTCAAGTCTGGACTTCGTTGGAATAATGATCACAACTTAATTGGGTATATCAAGTACATTAATAACATCTATAATCACTTTGGATGGATGTTAAATAATGAACATTTGAGAGGTAATGATAGCTCAATGACTATTCATTATCCAGATACAGAATACGAAAGTGTTATCGCTTTTGAACGTTTCGACCCTTGGCATCCTGATCATTCTATATTGGTTATCGCTAATACAGACTGGAACAATTCTCAAGACTTCTACCTAAATATTCCAGGTACTAATAATGGTACTTATTGGGACTTTTTAGGTCAAAAAGAATACAGTTTTGTAGATAATTGGATGTCTGCAACATTAGAAGCAGGTCAATGTTTAATCATTGAAATCAAGAAAATTATCTGA
- a CDS encoding DUF2490 domain-containing protein encodes MKFIKIVLLTFLFVWQHQLVHAQSQGDPRLWLHYFNKAKFNDKWSLSTDGAYLHMFDLTANRLQVRSGLTYKINNNFSVRAGLGYFYVFDPEGENISEIRPMQDFIGKHNLTKDKSFFVKYRFRLEQQIMDIFYEGQNEKDYLNRLRYSIIFRKKFAEKWMAGIGTELFFVLRDKSNDPFTNKNRFIMLINRQVSEKVSLEAQYIREDSFKHQQGSVRYSNILRLAVRHSIDFEK; translated from the coding sequence TTGAAATTTATCAAGATTGTACTTCTGACTTTTTTGTTTGTGTGGCAGCATCAGTTAGTACATGCTCAATCTCAGGGAGATCCTCGTTTGTGGTTACACTATTTCAACAAAGCTAAGTTTAATGACAAATGGAGCCTATCAACTGACGGTGCCTACTTACACATGTTTGATCTAACAGCCAACAGGCTGCAGGTTCGTTCTGGTTTAACGTACAAGATCAATAACAACTTTTCTGTTCGTGCTGGTCTAGGTTATTTCTATGTTTTTGATCCAGAAGGTGAGAACATTTCTGAAATCCGACCAATGCAAGATTTTATTGGTAAACATAATCTTACTAAAGATAAATCCTTCTTTGTAAAATATAGATTCAGACTGGAACAACAGATCATGGATATATTTTATGAAGGCCAAAATGAAAAAGATTACCTCAATAGACTTAGATACTCTATCATTTTCCGTAAAAAGTTTGCAGAAAAATGGATGGCAGGTATTGGTACTGAACTCTTCTTTGTTCTAAGAGATAAGTCAAATGATCCCTTTACTAACAAAAACCGTTTTATCATGTTGATCAACCGTCAGGTTAGTGAAAAAGTATCTTTGGAGGCTCAATATATTCGAGAAGATAGTTTTAAACATCAACAAGGGTCTGTAAGATATTCAAATATCTTACGATTGGCAGTAAGACACTCTATTGATTTTGAGAAATAA
- a CDS encoding DegT/DnrJ/EryC1/StrS family aminotransferase: MEIPFLSLHHIHQKIRTEALAEFTSVYDSMHYILGEKVKAFEHLYASFSNTKYCVGVGNGNDAIKISLMALEVKEEDEVIIPASTFYATLQAILEIKAKPILVDVDPFSGLMDLEKTKEAITSKTKVILPVHLYGYPVDMSTLSEIAQQNDIYLLEDNAQAHGAKWNHHPTGGIGDINATSFYPGKNLGAIGDGGAITTNNKDLYERCLKIRNYGSSEKYRHELLGVNSRLDELQAAFLSVKLKYITEWNKERNSLAQLYLKYLEDIEQIEILKPTSNSYAVYHLFTILCDERDRLQNYLKENGVATQIHYPIPIHLQEAAKDLGYKKGDFPISEKIAQKTLSLPMYISLSNIQIEYICLKIKEFFISQNQ; this comes from the coding sequence ATGGAGATACCATTTCTATCGTTACATCACATTCATCAAAAAATTAGAACAGAAGCTTTGGCTGAATTCACTTCGGTATATGATTCTATGCATTATATACTTGGGGAGAAAGTCAAAGCTTTTGAGCATTTATATGCTTCGTTTTCTAATACAAAATATTGTGTTGGCGTAGGGAATGGCAACGATGCGATAAAGATTTCATTAATGGCATTGGAAGTAAAAGAAGAAGATGAGGTAATTATTCCTGCTTCAACTTTTTATGCTACATTACAAGCGATCTTAGAAATAAAAGCGAAGCCAATCCTAGTAGATGTAGATCCTTTTTCGGGGTTAATGGATTTAGAAAAGACAAAAGAGGCGATCACATCAAAAACGAAAGTGATTCTGCCGGTACATTTGTATGGGTATCCAGTAGATATGTCTACTTTGAGTGAGATAGCACAGCAAAACGATATTTATCTATTAGAAGATAACGCCCAAGCTCATGGAGCAAAATGGAACCATCATCCCACAGGCGGTATTGGAGATATTAATGCTACAAGCTTCTATCCAGGCAAAAACTTAGGTGCAATAGGAGATGGGGGAGCAATTACTACAAACAATAAAGATTTATACGAGCGTTGCCTTAAAATTCGAAACTATGGTTCTTCAGAGAAATATAGACATGAACTTTTAGGAGTGAATTCGAGATTAGATGAATTGCAAGCTGCTTTTTTAAGTGTGAAGTTGAAGTACATCACCGAATGGAACAAAGAAAGAAATAGTCTTGCACAATTATATCTAAAGTATTTAGAAGATATAGAGCAAATTGAAATTTTAAAACCAACCTCTAATAGCTATGCAGTATACCATCTCTTTACAATCCTGTGTGATGAACGAGATCGCTTACAAAACTATTTGAAGGAAAATGGAGTAGCTACCCAAATACATTACCCCATACCTATTCATTTACAAGAAGCTGCAAAAGATTTAGGGTACAAAAAAGGCGATTTCCCCATTTCAGAGAAAATCGCCCAGAAAACGTTAAGTCTTCCGATGTATATAAGTTTATCGAATATTCAGATTGAATATATTTGTTTGAAAATCAAGGAGTTTTTTATTTCTCAAAATCAATAG
- a CDS encoding arsenate reductase family protein: protein MSLSFTSPNKTIFIYDSTKTSEVALLQHVKDQTSKLTEVPINITSVTPQLLNSILTRMEPGTSSLLINKTSPWYRCFCEDFSEMNDFILKKTFVKFPSLIQTPIVIHQDEVYVNPSMKHIFDIYEEIYV, encoded by the coding sequence ATGTCACTATCATTCACTAGCCCGAACAAAACTATCTTTATTTATGATAGCACTAAAACCTCTGAAGTTGCCTTATTGCAACATGTAAAAGACCAGACGTCAAAACTTACAGAAGTCCCTATTAATATTACTTCTGTAACACCTCAATTGCTCAATAGTATATTAACTAGAATGGAACCGGGTACTTCTAGTCTATTGATCAATAAGACCTCGCCATGGTACAGATGTTTTTGTGAAGATTTTAGCGAGATGAACGATTTCATCTTGAAAAAGACGTTTGTAAAATTTCCTTCATTGATTCAAACGCCAATCGTGATTCATCAGGATGAGGTATATGTAAATCCTTCAATGAAGCATATTTTTGATATTTATGAGGAAATCTACGTCTAA
- a CDS encoding LysR family transcriptional regulator, whose protein sequence is MKSHFRLHVFYEVVQRQSFTKAAESLHISQPAVTKHVRALEEEYGIPLLERKGMIIHLTAAGEVLKTYCEKIFSLERQLKFDVDAIKDNQGGTIRIGASTTIAQYIIPDVIANFQQKIKDVNIEIKSGNTEAIEKWLLEDIIDIGMIEGDPHRGGLKYIPFLNDELVLVASTKFDDAKDNNITIPQFLKKPLVMREQGSGTRKIIENELEKRGINEDDLNIIMYLDTTESIKRYIAASPNYAILSIYSILDELNRDKLQIIDIDHLEINRDLHFVIKEGGSIGLGQRFMDYAMLHYNKK, encoded by the coding sequence ATGAAATCACATTTCAGACTACATGTTTTTTACGAAGTGGTACAAAGACAAAGTTTTACAAAAGCTGCAGAGTCATTGCATATCTCTCAACCTGCTGTAACAAAACATGTAAGAGCATTGGAAGAAGAATACGGTATTCCTTTATTAGAAAGAAAAGGGATGATTATTCATCTCACTGCTGCTGGAGAAGTGCTGAAAACTTATTGTGAGAAAATCTTTAGCCTTGAAAGACAATTGAAATTTGATGTTGATGCGATAAAAGATAACCAAGGAGGTACAATCCGAATTGGAGCAAGTACAACTATTGCTCAATATATCATCCCCGATGTGATCGCCAACTTCCAACAAAAGATCAAGGACGTTAATATTGAAATAAAAAGTGGAAATACAGAAGCTATTGAAAAATGGCTGTTAGAAGATATTATTGATATAGGAATGATTGAAGGAGATCCTCATAGAGGTGGATTAAAATACATTCCTTTTCTAAATGATGAATTGGTATTAGTAGCCTCAACAAAATTTGATGATGCAAAGGATAATAATATCACTATTCCTCAATTCCTCAAAAAGCCTCTTGTGATGAGAGAACAGGGGTCTGGTACAAGAAAGATTATCGAGAATGAATTAGAGAAACGAGGGATTAATGAAGATGACCTAAATATCATTATGTATTTAGATACCACAGAAAGTATAAAAAGGTATATCGCAGCCTCTCCTAATTATGCTATTCTGTCTATCTATTCCATCTTGGATGAGCTCAACAGAGATAAACTTCAGATCATCGATATCGATCACCTAGAAATCAATAGAGATTTACATTTTGTAATAAAGGAAGGGGGATCAATAGGCCTAGGGCAACGTTTTATGGATTACGCCATGCTTCATTATAACAAAAAGTAA
- a CDS encoding YeiH family protein — translation MKKTLTTFQSNPTIAKIIYFLLALSTLTPWVSTATALFSGIFFALLFKIPNPTLNKKISSSLLKWSVVFLGFGLNAVDALETGSEGSLITFSSIVFTLLFGAFLGKKLGLDKTIYRLIASGTAICGGSAIAAMAPALRANERQISVAMATVFVLNAVALVTFPVVGKYLHLTQEQFGWWAALAIHDTSAVVGAGQAYGEEALRIATTVKLTRALWIVPVSLIASLTQSGKISLKTMPTFIIGFVIAMLLNTYVPFFQQYSHVFNFIAHKGLSLALFTVGCTLDVESVKHVGTKPMYQGISLWVIISSISLIAVMNIF, via the coding sequence ATGAAAAAGACCTTAACGACATTTCAATCAAATCCTACAATAGCAAAAATTATTTACTTCCTTTTAGCTTTATCTACTTTAACTCCTTGGGTATCTACAGCAACTGCCTTATTCTCAGGAATATTTTTCGCTTTGTTGTTTAAAATCCCTAACCCAACATTAAATAAAAAAATTAGTTCAAGTTTATTAAAATGGTCAGTTGTTTTCCTTGGCTTTGGCTTAAATGCAGTCGATGCTTTAGAAACAGGTTCTGAAGGCTCATTAATCACTTTTTCAAGTATTGTCTTTACGTTATTATTTGGAGCATTTTTAGGTAAAAAATTAGGTTTAGATAAGACCATCTATCGATTAATTGCATCAGGTACTGCGATTTGTGGAGGTAGTGCTATTGCAGCTATGGCACCTGCATTAAGAGCTAATGAAAGACAGATTTCAGTCGCTATGGCTACTGTTTTTGTGCTAAATGCTGTTGCATTGGTTACTTTCCCTGTAGTTGGTAAATACTTACATCTAACACAAGAGCAGTTCGGTTGGTGGGCTGCTTTAGCAATCCATGATACAAGTGCTGTTGTGGGAGCAGGACAGGCGTATGGTGAAGAAGCACTAAGAATTGCAACAACAGTCAAGTTAACAAGAGCATTATGGATTGTTCCCGTTTCATTAATTGCTTCACTTACTCAATCAGGTAAAATTAGTTTAAAGACAATGCCTACTTTTATTATTGGTTTTGTGATTGCCATGTTATTGAATACTTACGTTCCTTTCTTCCAACAGTATTCTCATGTCTTCAATTTTATTGCTCACAAAGGATTATCATTAGCATTATTCACTGTAGGCTGTACTTTAGATGTTGAAAGTGTAAAACATGTAGGTACTAAACCTATGTACCAAGGGATTTCATTATGGGTAATTATTTCAAGTATTTCACTAATTGCTGTGATGAATATCTTCTAG
- a CDS encoding DUF748 domain-containing protein yields MSPTKKQSKNIKVTLLILIPLLFFFLSDYTQKKLEDFAANTVKEIALGKNGDGYFVTFNNFNINWFKGKLRATGIVIIPNKEKEKISWINGTVDTVKIKLPQLHKIIFSRNLTVKEVTLTKPNFQFFWKDSLVQKEKTQPKEKQPSKKIADRKSPLIRFSVLGQRLKQIGATSINLTDMKFNGYQITKSGVHKHVFHTSQDLHISGIQLIYDEDKEKNIINVDELAFECGPSFMKGVNELYEYKFDSIVISKEKNIFELKGLDVKPQLSERNFFETVGKQTDMMSLSIGYVSGIGFNADELFDQNKIHLNDIKIDSLQAQIYRDKNYPEDTTVVKNLPNRSIQALNYTIALDKFNVTNSSLTYKEKSKDANLPGEITLTDITIDVPTVNTDSIENIALHLKCKLFGKTPTRIDCTLHTDSTAKNLMDVKGHIDGFPLSYFNTFTHNNAGVVFQEGRARSIDFDIDLYDQVGRGNLDFYYNDLKIKLTGKNDEKSNFVESIANFAANNMVAYKNNNPGPKARHAPLYFKRVQYKSVIHYIIHTIMSGLETSVVGTYTHIPQEERKETKQKYKDRKKASKKHKKHATHQ; encoded by the coding sequence ATGTCTCCTACAAAAAAGCAATCTAAAAATATAAAAGTTACTCTTCTGATATTAATACCATTACTATTTTTCTTTTTATCAGATTATACTCAGAAAAAATTAGAAGACTTTGCTGCCAATACAGTCAAAGAAATTGCTCTTGGTAAAAATGGAGATGGTTATTTTGTCACTTTTAATAATTTCAATATCAACTGGTTTAAAGGAAAACTAAGAGCTACCGGTATTGTTATTATCCCCAATAAGGAAAAAGAAAAAATTAGTTGGATAAATGGTACGGTGGATACCGTTAAAATAAAGTTACCACAACTTCATAAAATCATTTTCTCTAGAAACCTTACGGTAAAAGAGGTGACACTTACTAAACCCAATTTCCAATTTTTCTGGAAAGATAGCCTTGTTCAAAAAGAAAAAACACAACCAAAAGAAAAGCAGCCAAGTAAAAAGATTGCTGACCGTAAGTCTCCTTTAATACGTTTTAGTGTATTAGGACAAAGGTTAAAACAAATTGGTGCGACTTCTATCAACCTCACAGATATGAAGTTCAATGGCTATCAAATCACAAAAAGTGGTGTACACAAACATGTGTTTCATACTTCTCAAGACCTTCATATATCTGGTATACAATTAATATATGATGAAGACAAAGAAAAGAATATCATCAATGTTGATGAATTGGCTTTTGAGTGTGGGCCATCATTTATGAAGGGTGTCAATGAACTCTATGAATACAAATTTGACAGCATCGTCATTTCAAAAGAAAAGAATATTTTTGAATTAAAAGGGTTGGATGTAAAACCTCAATTATCTGAGCGTAATTTCTTTGAGACTGTCGGTAAACAAACCGACATGATGAGTTTATCCATCGGGTATGTAAGTGGTATTGGTTTTAATGCAGATGAACTTTTCGATCAGAATAAAATTCACCTTAACGACATAAAAATTGATAGCTTACAAGCTCAAATCTATAGAGATAAAAACTATCCTGAAGATACTACTGTAGTAAAAAATCTGCCCAACCGGTCAATACAGGCCTTAAATTATACGATTGCTTTAGATAAATTTAATGTCACTAATAGCTCACTGACCTATAAGGAAAAAAGTAAGGATGCCAACTTACCAGGTGAAATTACACTCACAGATATTACCATTGACGTCCCTACAGTCAACACAGATTCTATTGAAAATATTGCCCTTCACCTTAAATGTAAACTCTTTGGTAAAACACCAACAAGGATTGACTGTACATTACATACCGACAGTACTGCTAAAAACCTTATGGATGTAAAAGGGCATATTGATGGCTTCCCATTGTCTTACTTCAATACATTTACCCATAATAATGCAGGAGTTGTTTTTCAAGAAGGTAGAGCAAGATCTATTGACTTTGATATCGATCTTTATGATCAGGTAGGTCGTGGAAACTTAGATTTTTATTATAACGATCTAAAAATTAAGCTGACAGGAAAGAATGATGAGAAATCTAACTTTGTTGAAAGTATTGCCAACTTTGCCGCCAACAATATGGTCGCTTACAAAAACAACAATCCTGGTCCCAAAGCAAGACATGCTCCCCTATACTTTAAAAGAGTACAATATAAATCTGTCATTCATTATATCATTCATACTATTATGTCTGGTCTAGAAACTTCTGTTGTTGGTACCTATACTCATATTCCTCAGGAAGAACGAAAAGAAACCAAACAGAAATATAAAGACAGAAAAAAAGCAAGTAAGAAGCATAAAAAACACGCTACTCACCAATAA
- a CDS encoding secondary thiamine-phosphate synthase enzyme YjbQ, whose translation MMVIQKTIRLRPYSRGYHIITEDVFEHLPELRGKSGILQVFIQHTSASLTINENADPSVRVDFESHFNKVYPENAPYYEHTYEGPDDMPAHLKASTLGASVSIPIGNGRPLLGTWQGIYLGEHRNRASGRSLVLTFIGE comes from the coding sequence ATTATGGTTATTCAAAAGACAATACGTTTACGTCCTTACTCTAGAGGTTATCATATTATCACAGAAGATGTGTTTGAACACCTTCCTGAGTTGAGAGGTAAGTCAGGAATTCTTCAGGTATTTATTCAGCATACTTCAGCCTCTTTGACGATTAATGAAAATGCAGATCCATCCGTTCGAGTAGACTTTGAGAGTCATTTTAATAAAGTATACCCAGAAAATGCACCTTATTATGAGCATACCTATGAAGGTCCTGATGATATGCCTGCACATCTAAAAGCATCAACACTAGGTGCGTCTGTAAGCATTCCTATTGGGAATGGAAGACCACTATTAGGTACATGGCAGGGGATTTACTTAGGTGAGCATAGAAATAGAGCTTCAGGAAGAAGTCTAGTACTTACTTTTATTGGTGAGTAG